The Bombus pascuorum unplaced genomic scaffold, iyBomPasc1.1, whole genome shotgun sequence genomic sequence attgataaatgacaaattgataaatgactacgaactatcgtctttttacagaatacagaCTCTGTAAGCTATAACTGGATCGTGTTACTCCTTAACATCAGTGAGGTATTGGCAGACTTCATCCTGGTACTGCTTAACTGCCACTTTTATTCAACTTTGTATCCGAGGGTGCACAGCTGTTTCCAAATAGAGACAATCGACGACGTAGGAAACAATGATGAAATCGAGATGCGTGACATGGTCCAGCAGTGGGTCGCCCGACACAGCGAGATGCCGGGTATTCAACCGCCttgcttggaacgtatatattatcaacaaataaaggacGCGAAATATAGCACACTCTTCAACAacaaaacaagataaatataattaaagtaagTACAGGCGAAAATACTgcggatatttttacgaaggcACTGTGtagagagaaatttgaaaggttTAGGTCATGGATGAATGTAAACTAAGaggaatgtaaataaagtaataaggtTTAAAGGTTCTATTAAGTAATTCGACAAATCATGTAAATCCGATAAGCAGTCGTtaagaagcatctggaagagtcggttgacaacaagcgagcgtgcgagtaggtttacgaggtcttcagagtataacatatgtgtataactgttgtgtgttgaataaagtgaactatttgaatttccgaatcccttctatatctttacactaagttattaaattcatagtttaataaacaggatatatacaaggcacttgttcagttcagcctcacaatcttcaattttgatgcacaaaggaaatattaattgttcataaagtacgacctgcactctttctggcaaactattgcctatataaaaattacattaaatttggaataatattgctttgcgtaggttctgataataaaacaattgaactatttttaactggcatttgatatatctatatcaactgtttcttctttcagcaaTGCCCGTTTGTCTTCTTTACTAGTAGCTTGTCGTTTACCACCAACTTTACGTTTACCTCTATTGAGtacaccattttcttcttcacccaTCATACGCAAAATTTGCGTTTGATCAGAACTTTCTATCGGTGCGATCGAAATATCAAGAACAACACTTTCAGCTGACGGTGCTTTTTCTACAGCAGTATAGAGCATTGCCTTCATTTCCTATTAACCCAAAgaggtcattttaattaatagtgctctgatctttcattgtacagagtgtctcagaataagtaggaaatattttgggaGTGGCTTCTGTATACCTAAACCATAAAAAGTTCATATGAGGATATGTCCTATttgactttcttttcaaattataacggtttttcttttgcaatttatatttctttccgtaGACAAGTATTGTGTTTCTCAAGTTTCCAGCAAATACAGACTACATCTGGATATTTAAACATGGTAAGACATTCATTGGTAAGATATCTGCAAGCTtgcattggaat encodes the following:
- the LOC132915956 gene encoding solute carrier family 53 member 1-like, with the protein product MKFAEHLSAHITPEWRKQYISYEEMKAMLYTAVEKAPSAESVVLDISIAPIESSDQTQILRMMGEEENGVLNRGKRKVGGKRQATSKEDKRALLKEETVDIDISNAS